The sequence GATGTTGTAGGTGTGGGTTCCAGGAATGTTGGCCGGAGTCACCCGTTCGGGCTTGCCGTTGCCGTCAAGGCGCGAGCGGTAGAGATATCGCTGGATGGCGTTGTCGGGCGAGGCGATGTAATAGAGCCAGCCGCCGGTTTCATCCACTGCCGAAATGGACAGCAGGTCGAATGCGCCGGTCGTGACGAGGCGCGCCTCGCCGGCGCGCGAGACCGCATAAGCGTGACGCCAGCCATCGCGCTCGCTGGTGAACAACAGGCGTTTCCCCTTTTCCAGCCAGACAAAATCACGATTGTAGTCGACCCACGCTTCATCACGGTCCTGGAACATCTGGCGCACTTCTCCCGTCTCGGCGTTTGCCAGCAGCACGTTGTTGGTATTCTGCAGCCGGTTCAGCTGCTGGAGTATCACCTCGCCGGAGTTCGCCGCCCAGTCCATTCGCGGTATATAGATATTGCGCGGATCGCCTGGCACTTGGATCCAGCGGGTGGGACCCCCCGCAGCACTGACGACGCCGACGCGCACGGCAGCGTTGGTCTGTCCTGCTTTTGGATAGGGATATCTGGTAATGACGGGATAGAGGCTGTCGGTGTAGTTGATCAGTGCGAATTCGGGAACGCCGCTCTGGTCAAACTGGAAGTAGGCGATCTTTTGACCGTCCGGACTCCACTGGAAACCGTCGCGCAGCGACAACTCTTCCTCGTACACCCAGTCGGACGTGCCGTTGATGATCATGGGCGTGCCGTCGGAGGTAACCTGCTTGATCCCGCCGCTGCGAACGTCCTCGACATAGATGTTGTTCTCCCGCACATAGGCGGCGCGCGTGCCGTCAGGCGAGAGCTTGGCATAGAGCACTCCCGCGGGTGCATTCCGGCCAAGCTTGTGCCACGAGTTGTCGATCTTATCGAGAACCCAGTATTCGTAAGAGGTTTTCCGGATCATGGTCGGGCGGCCGTTGGTGGCAAACAGCATGCGCCGACTGTCGGCGGACGAAGTGTTGTCGCTGAACTGCAGCGGCTTGCCGAGCTGCGGCGGGGTCAGTTGCGCCACTGTCATCAGCACTTCACGCTTGCCGGTGGCCGTGTCATAGCGCACGATTTCGCTGCCGCCACCCGCATTTCGCTCCGTGCTCGTGTAGCCCTGCCCACCGTCGACCCAGCGCCCGCCGGACCCGGGGCCTCCGCGGCCGCCGCCGAATTCCCCCGAATTGATGCGGCGCAGCATGTCCTGCATGTTCTGCGAAAGCTGCGCTGGCGCCGGCATCGAGCCCAGCAG is a genomic window of Terriglobia bacterium containing:
- a CDS encoding S9 family peptidase: MPARTLQRMMMVAILILLGSMPAPAQLSQNMQDMLRRINSGEFGGGRGGPGSGGRWVDGGQGYTSTERNAGGGSEIVRYDTATGKREVLMTVAQLTPPQLGKPLQFSDNTSSADSRRMLFATNGRPTMIRKTSYEYWVLDKIDNSWHKLGRNAPAGVLYAKLSPDGTRAAYVRENNIYVEDVRSGGIKQVTSDGTPMIINGTSDWVYEEELSLRDGFQWSPDGQKIAYFQFDQSGVPEFALINYTDSLYPVITRYPYPKAGQTNAAVRVGVVSAAGGPTRWIQVPGDPRNIYIPRMDWAANSGEVILQQLNRLQNTNNVLLANAETGEVRQMFQDRDEAWVDYNRDFVWLEKGKRLLFTSERDGWRHAYAVSRAGEARLVTTGAFDLLSISAVDETGGWLYYIASPDNAIQRYLYRSRLDGNGKPERVTPANIPGTHTYNISPDCRWAFHSYSKFDSPGISELVRLPEHQTVRVFQNNADLKAKVAPMLAGRTELFQVDVGGGVKIDGWLIRPARFDPAKKYPIIVNVYGEPASTTVNDSWGGTGRILAAALADDGYLLASFDNRGTPAPKGRAWRKVIYGSVGVLASKEQAAALWALAASHPYVDLDRVGVYGWSGGASMTLNLMFRSPELYKVGVAGAPVPDQTLYDSIYQERYMGLPQDNPEGYKNGSPITFAQGLQGKLLIIHGTGDDNVHFQGTQRMINRLIELNKQFSFMEYPNRRHGISGIHLDTLRYGFLEQYLPAGGR